Proteins found in one Pseudomonas mosselii genomic segment:
- the queD gene encoding 6-carboxytetrahydropterin synthase QueD, producing the protein MEIFKEFTFESAHRLPNVPAGHKCGRLHGHSFKVALHLTGPLDPHTGWIRDFSEIKAIFKPIYEQLDHNYLNDIPGLENPTSEVIAKWIWDQVKPLLPELSKVRIHETCTSGCEYTGD; encoded by the coding sequence GTGGAAATCTTTAAGGAATTTACCTTCGAATCGGCTCACCGCCTGCCCAACGTCCCTGCCGGCCACAAGTGCGGTCGCCTGCATGGCCACTCGTTCAAGGTTGCCCTGCACCTGACCGGCCCGCTCGATCCGCACACCGGCTGGATCCGCGATTTCTCCGAGATCAAGGCGATCTTCAAGCCGATCTACGAGCAGTTGGACCACAACTACCTGAACGATATTCCAGGCCTGGAAAACCCCACCAGCGAAGTGATCGCCAAGTGGATCTGGGACCAGGTCAAGCCGCTGCTGCCGGAGCTGTCGAAGGTGCGGATCCATGAGACCTGCACCAGCGGGTGCGAGTACACCGGCGACTGA
- a CDS encoding patatin-like phospholipase domain-containing protein — MSAIHIKYPALTFKAGQRALRQIRERGLRAEDVGVLPGAAGGPKPLGIQGLDLALFGEWLTSAPRQRALIGASIGAWRFASACLDDPVAGIRRLGELYTEQDFAKGVTPKEISQSCQRMLDDLLQGRDGQVLANPHYRLNILVVKSHGQLAHDHRGRLGMGLSSVIASNLLGRARLGRHFERVILHDQRAAPPLEPLTDFPSRSLPLDLANLRHALLASGSIPMVMEGVRDIPGAGAGTYRDGGLLDYHLDLPYQGDDLVLYPHFTDKVVPGWFDKALPWRKGDATRLQNVLLMTPSPQYLAALPYGKLPDRNDFKRFMGDASGRRRYWYQAMAESRRLGDELLELIATGRLQDRLQAL, encoded by the coding sequence CGCGATTCACATCAAGTACCCCGCCCTGACCTTCAAGGCCGGCCAGCGTGCCCTGCGGCAGATCCGCGAACGCGGCCTGCGGGCCGAAGATGTCGGTGTGTTGCCGGGCGCCGCCGGTGGCCCCAAGCCGCTGGGGATCCAGGGCCTGGACCTGGCGTTGTTCGGTGAATGGCTGACCAGCGCGCCGCGCCAGCGTGCGCTGATCGGCGCCTCGATCGGTGCCTGGCGCTTCGCCAGCGCCTGCCTCGACGATCCGGTCGCCGGCATCCGCCGCCTGGGCGAGCTGTACACCGAGCAGGACTTCGCCAAGGGCGTGACACCCAAAGAGATCAGCCAGAGCTGCCAGCGCATGCTCGACGACCTGCTGCAAGGCCGCGACGGGCAGGTCCTGGCCAACCCGCACTACCGCCTGAACATCCTGGTGGTGAAGAGCCATGGCCAGCTCGCCCACGACCACCGCGGCCGTCTGGGCATGGGCCTGTCCTCGGTGATCGCCAGCAACCTGCTGGGACGCGCGCGCCTGGGCCGGCATTTCGAGCGGGTCATCCTCCACGACCAACGCGCCGCGCCGCCGCTGGAGCCACTGACCGACTTCCCGTCGCGCAGCCTGCCGCTGGACCTGGCCAACCTGCGCCACGCCCTGCTCGCCTCGGGCTCGATCCCCATGGTCATGGAAGGCGTGCGCGACATCCCCGGCGCCGGGGCCGGCACCTACCGCGACGGCGGCCTGCTCGACTATCACCTGGACCTGCCCTACCAGGGCGACGACCTGGTGCTCTACCCGCACTTCACCGACAAGGTGGTGCCCGGCTGGTTCGACAAGGCCCTGCCCTGGCGCAAAGGCGACGCCACGCGCCTGCAGAACGTGCTGCTGATGACCCCGTCACCGCAGTACCTGGCCGCCCTCCCCTACGGCAAGCTGCCAGACCGCAACGACTTCAAGCGTTTCATGGGCGATGCGTCGGGCCGCAGGCGCTACTGGTACCAGGCCATGGCCGAAAGCCGGCGCCTGGGCGACGAACTGCTGGAACTGATCGCCACCGGGCGGTTGCAGGATCGGTTGCAAGCCTTGTAG
- the acnB gene encoding bifunctional aconitate hydratase 2/2-methylisocitrate dehydratase: MLEAYRKHIEERAALGIVPQPLNAEQTAGLVELLKNPPAGEEAFLVDLVTNRVPPGVDEAAYVKAAFLSAVAKGEAKSPLIDRKHATELLGTMQGGYNIETLVALLDDAELGAVAAEQLKHTLLMFDAFHDVAEKAKAGNAHAKAVLESWAAGEWFTSRPAIADKYTLTVFKVPGETNTDDLSPAPDAWSRPDIPLHALAMLKMARDGIEPSQPGSVGPMAQIEAMKAKGFPVAYVGDVVGTGSSRKSATNSVLWFFGDDIPYVPNKRAGGFCFGTKIAPIFYNTMEDAGALPIEFDCTNLAMGDVIDVYPFKGEVRRHGSDELVTHFELKTEVLLDEVRAGGRIPLIVGRGLTEKARAELGQAPSDLFKKPEQPAASTKGFTLAQKMVGRACGLPEGQGVRPGAYCEPKMTTVGSQDTTGPMTRDELKDLACLGFSADLVMQSFCHTAAYPKPIDVTTHHTLPDFIRTRGGVSLRPGDGIIHSWLNRMLMPDTVGTGGDSHTRFPIGISFPAGSGLVAFAAATGVMPLDMPESVLVRFKGKLQPGITLRDLVHAIPYYAIQKGLLTVEKKGKKNIFSGRILEIEGLNELTVEQAFELSDASAERSAAGCTIKLPEKAIAEYLQSNITLLRWMIGEGYGDARTLERRAQAMEAWLAKPELLSADADAEYAEIIEIDLADVKEPVLCAPNDPDDARLLSSVQGEKIDEVFIGSCMTNIGHFRAAGKLLDKVKGGIPTRLWLAPPTKMDAHQLTEEGYYGIYGKAGARMEMPGCSLCMGNQARVQTGSTVVSTSTRNFPNRLGDATNVYLASAELAAVASIIGKLPTVEEYMQYAKDIDSMAADVYRYLSFDQIAEFREAAANAKIPVVQA, encoded by the coding sequence GTGCTTGAAGCCTACCGCAAACACATCGAAGAGCGTGCCGCTCTGGGTATCGTGCCCCAGCCGCTGAACGCCGAACAAACTGCAGGCCTGGTCGAGCTGCTGAAAAACCCGCCGGCCGGCGAAGAAGCCTTCCTCGTAGACCTGGTCACCAACCGCGTTCCGCCAGGAGTGGACGAAGCCGCCTACGTCAAGGCCGCGTTCCTCTCCGCCGTCGCCAAGGGTGAAGCCAAATCCCCGTTGATCGACCGTAAGCACGCCACCGAGCTGCTGGGCACCATGCAGGGCGGCTACAACATCGAGACGCTGGTCGCGCTGCTGGACGACGCCGAACTGGGCGCCGTCGCGGCCGAACAGCTCAAGCACACCCTGCTGATGTTCGACGCCTTCCACGATGTGGCCGAAAAAGCCAAGGCGGGCAACGCCCACGCCAAGGCCGTGCTGGAATCCTGGGCTGCCGGCGAGTGGTTCACCAGCCGTCCGGCGATCGCCGACAAGTACACCCTGACCGTGTTCAAGGTGCCTGGCGAAACCAACACCGACGACCTGTCCCCTGCTCCGGACGCCTGGTCGCGCCCTGACATCCCGCTGCACGCCCTGGCCATGCTGAAGATGGCCCGCGACGGCATCGAGCCTTCGCAGCCAGGTTCGGTCGGCCCGATGGCCCAGATCGAAGCCATGAAAGCCAAAGGCTTCCCGGTTGCCTACGTCGGTGACGTGGTCGGTACCGGTTCCTCGCGCAAATCCGCCACCAACTCGGTGCTGTGGTTCTTCGGCGACGACATTCCGTACGTGCCGAACAAGCGCGCCGGTGGTTTCTGCTTCGGCACCAAGATCGCCCCGATCTTCTACAACACCATGGAAGACGCCGGCGCCCTGCCGATCGAGTTCGACTGCACCAACCTGGCCATGGGCGACGTCATCGACGTCTACCCGTTCAAAGGTGAAGTGCGCCGCCACGGCAGCGACGAACTGGTCACCCACTTCGAGCTGAAGACCGAAGTACTGCTCGACGAAGTCCGCGCCGGCGGCCGTATCCCGCTGATCGTCGGCCGTGGCCTGACCGAGAAGGCCCGCGCCGAACTGGGCCAGGCCCCATCGGACCTGTTCAAGAAACCCGAGCAGCCAGCCGCTTCGACCAAGGGCTTCACCCTGGCGCAGAAGATGGTCGGTCGCGCCTGCGGCCTGCCGGAAGGCCAGGGCGTGCGTCCAGGCGCCTACTGCGAGCCGAAGATGACCACCGTCGGCTCCCAGGACACCACGGGCCCGATGACCCGCGACGAGCTGAAAGACCTGGCGTGCCTGGGCTTCTCCGCCGACCTGGTGATGCAGTCGTTCTGCCACACCGCGGCCTATCCGAAGCCGATCGACGTCACTACCCACCACACCCTGCCAGACTTCATCCGCACCCGTGGCGGCGTGTCGCTGCGCCCGGGCGACGGCATCATCCACAGCTGGCTGAACCGCATGCTGATGCCTGACACCGTGGGTACCGGTGGCGACTCGCACACCCGCTTCCCGATCGGCATCTCGTTCCCGGCCGGTTCCGGCCTGGTGGCCTTCGCCGCCGCCACCGGCGTCATGCCGCTGGACATGCCAGAATCCGTGCTGGTGCGCTTCAAGGGCAAACTGCAGCCAGGCATCACCCTGCGTGACCTGGTCCACGCGATCCCTTACTACGCCATCCAGAAGGGCCTGCTGACCGTCGAGAAGAAAGGCAAGAAGAACATCTTCTCCGGCCGCATCCTCGAGATCGAAGGCCTGAACGAGCTGACCGTCGAGCAAGCCTTCGAGCTGTCCGACGCCTCGGCCGAACGTTCCGCCGCCGGTTGCACCATCAAGCTGCCAGAGAAGGCCATCGCCGAGTACCTGCAGTCCAACATCACCCTGCTGCGCTGGATGATCGGCGAAGGCTACGGCGATGCCCGCACCCTGGAGCGCCGCGCCCAGGCCATGGAAGCCTGGCTGGCCAAGCCTGAGCTGCTGTCGGCCGACGCCGACGCCGAGTACGCCGAAATCATCGAGATCGACCTGGCCGACGTCAAGGAGCCTGTGCTCTGCGCGCCGAACGACCCGGACGATGCCCGCCTGCTGTCCTCGGTACAAGGCGAGAAGATCGACGAAGTGTTCATCGGCTCGTGCATGACCAACATCGGTCACTTCCGCGCTGCCGGCAAGCTGCTGGACAAGGTCAAGGGCGGTATTCCGACCCGTCTGTGGCTGGCTCCGCCAACCAAGATGGACGCCCACCAGCTGACCGAAGAAGGCTACTACGGCATCTACGGCAAGGCTGGCGCGCGCATGGAAATGCCAGGCTGCTCGCTGTGCATGGGTAACCAGGCACGTGTGCAGACCGGTTCGACCGTGGTCTCCACCTCGACCCGTAACTTCCCGAACCGTCTGGGCGACGCCACCAACGTGTACCTGGCCTCGGCCGAGCTGGCTGCTGTCGCTTCGATCATCGGCAAGCTGCCGACCGTCGAGGAGTACATGCAGTACGCGAAAGACATCGACAGCATGGCTGCCGACGTCTACCGCTACCTGAGCTTCGACCAGATCGCCGAGTTCCGCGAAGCGGCGGCCAACGCCAAGATCCCGGTGGTTCAGGCGTAA
- a CDS encoding DUF1289 domain-containing protein produces MSNQSIKTPCVGLCSTVYGDLVCRGCKRFHHEVIHWNGYDDEQKRAVWLRLEQLLVQVMMAKLEVFDKALLRQQLEQRSVRFVAHQSEYCWAYQLIARGARMIRDLEAYGMALLPEFRDWELPQLRDAIDREFFLLSEAHYQRYIAPSFLRDALDRGQG; encoded by the coding sequence ATGTCCAACCAATCCATCAAGACCCCTTGCGTCGGCCTGTGCTCCACGGTCTACGGCGACCTGGTGTGCCGCGGCTGCAAGCGCTTTCACCACGAAGTGATCCACTGGAACGGCTACGACGACGAGCAGAAGCGCGCGGTGTGGCTGCGCCTGGAGCAACTGCTGGTGCAGGTGATGATGGCCAAGCTGGAAGTGTTCGACAAAGCGCTGCTGCGCCAGCAACTGGAGCAGCGCTCGGTCCGCTTCGTCGCGCACCAGTCCGAGTATTGCTGGGCGTATCAGCTGATCGCCCGTGGGGCGCGGATGATCCGTGACCTGGAGGCGTACGGGATGGCGCTGCTGCCGGAGTTTCGCGACTGGGAACTGCCGCAGTTGCGCGATGCCATCGACCGGGAGTTTTTCCTGTTGTCGGAGGCGCATTACCAGCGCTATATCGCGCCGAGCTTTTTGCGAGACGCCCTGGACCGCGGGCAGGGCTGA
- the acnD gene encoding Fe/S-dependent 2-methylisocitrate dehydratase AcnD, giving the protein MNTAFRKNLPGTALDYFDARAAVEAIKPGAYDGLPYTSRVLAENLVRRCDPATLNASLEQLIERKRDLDFPWFPARVVCHDILGQTALVDLAGLRDAIADKGGDPAQVNPVVPVQLIVDHSLAVECGGFDPQAFEKNRAIEDRRNEDRFHFINWTKQAFKNVDVIQPGNGIMHQINLEKMSPVVHNDRGVAYPDTCVGTDSHTPHVDALGVIAIGVGGLEAENVMLGRASWMRLPEIVGVELTGRLAPNITATDLVLALTEFLRKQKVVGAYLEFHGAGASALTLGDRATISNMAPEYGATAAMFAIDQQTIDYLKLTGRDDQQVQLVETYAKATGLWADSLAKAEYERALSFDLSSVVRNMAGPSNPHARVATSDLAAKGIAGQWEEVPGQMPDGAVIIAAITSCTNTSNPRNVIAAGLLARNANKLGLVRKPWVKSSLAPGSKAVQLYLKEAGLEQELEQLGFGIVAFACTTCNGMSGALDPVIQQEIIDRDLYATAVLSGNRNFDGRIHPYAKQAFLASPPLVVAYAIAGTIRFDIEKDVLGVVDGKEIRLKDIWPSDEEIDAVVRASVKPEQFRQVYIPMFTIEEDKGPKVAPLYEWRPMSTYIRRPPYWEGALAGERTLRGMRPLAVLPDNITTDHLSPSNAIMLDSAAGEYLAKMGLPEEDFNSYATHRGDHLTAQRATFANPKLFNEMVRKDDGSVKQGSLARLEPEGKVTRMWEAIETYMERKQPLIIIAGADYGQGSSRDWAAKGVRLAGVEAIVAEGFERIHRTNLVGMGVLPLEFKPGTDRKTLGLDGSETYDVLGERTPRATLTLVVTRRNGERVEVPVTCRLDTAEEVSIYEAGGVLQRFAQDFLEGAA; this is encoded by the coding sequence ATGAACACCGCATTCCGCAAGAACCTGCCAGGCACCGCCCTGGACTACTTCGACGCCCGTGCCGCGGTCGAGGCGATCAAGCCCGGCGCCTACGACGGCCTGCCGTACACCTCCCGCGTGCTGGCCGAGAACCTGGTGCGCCGCTGTGATCCGGCCACGCTCAACGCCTCGCTGGAGCAGCTGATCGAGCGCAAGCGCGACCTCGACTTCCCCTGGTTCCCCGCCCGCGTGGTCTGCCACGACATCCTCGGCCAGACCGCCCTGGTCGACCTGGCCGGCCTGCGCGATGCCATTGCAGATAAAGGCGGCGACCCGGCCCAGGTCAACCCGGTGGTGCCGGTGCAGCTGATCGTCGACCACTCGCTGGCCGTGGAGTGCGGCGGCTTCGACCCGCAGGCGTTCGAGAAGAACCGTGCCATCGAGGATCGCCGCAACGAAGACCGTTTCCACTTCATCAACTGGACCAAGCAGGCCTTCAAGAACGTCGACGTGATCCAGCCGGGCAACGGCATCATGCACCAGATCAACCTGGAGAAGATGTCGCCGGTGGTCCACAACGATCGCGGCGTGGCCTACCCGGACACCTGTGTCGGCACCGACAGCCACACCCCGCACGTGGATGCCCTGGGTGTGATCGCCATTGGCGTCGGCGGCCTGGAGGCCGAGAACGTGATGCTCGGCCGCGCCTCGTGGATGCGCCTGCCGGAGATCGTCGGCGTCGAGCTGACCGGTCGCCTGGCGCCGAACATCACCGCCACCGACCTGGTGCTGGCGCTCACCGAGTTCCTGCGCAAGCAGAAGGTGGTCGGCGCCTACCTGGAGTTCCACGGCGCCGGCGCCAGCGCGCTGACCCTGGGCGACCGCGCCACCATCTCCAACATGGCCCCGGAATACGGCGCCACCGCGGCGATGTTCGCCATCGACCAGCAGACCATCGACTACCTCAAGCTCACCGGCCGTGATGACCAGCAAGTGCAGCTGGTGGAAACCTATGCCAAGGCCACCGGCCTGTGGGCCGACAGCCTGGCCAAGGCCGAGTACGAGCGCGCCCTGAGCTTCGACCTGTCGAGCGTGGTGCGCAACATGGCCGGCCCGTCCAACCCGCACGCCCGCGTGGCCACCAGCGACCTGGCGGCCAAGGGCATCGCTGGCCAATGGGAAGAAGTGCCTGGGCAGATGCCCGATGGCGCGGTGATCATCGCCGCCATCACCAGTTGCACCAACACCAGCAACCCGCGCAACGTGATCGCCGCCGGCCTGCTGGCGCGCAACGCCAACAAGCTCGGCCTGGTCCGCAAACCATGGGTCAAGTCGTCGCTGGCGCCGGGCTCCAAGGCCGTGCAGTTGTACCTCAAGGAAGCAGGGCTGGAGCAGGAATTGGAGCAGCTGGGCTTCGGCATCGTCGCCTTCGCCTGCACCACCTGCAACGGCATGTCCGGCGCGCTGGACCCGGTGATCCAGCAGGAAATCATCGACCGCGACCTGTACGCCACCGCCGTGCTGTCGGGCAACCGCAACTTCGATGGCCGCATCCACCCGTACGCCAAGCAGGCATTCCTGGCTTCGCCGCCGCTGGTGGTGGCCTACGCCATCGCCGGCACCATCCGCTTCGATATCGAGAAGGATGTGCTGGGCGTGGTCGACGGCAAGGAGATTCGCCTGAAGGACATCTGGCCGAGCGATGAAGAGATCGACGCCGTGGTGCGCGCCTCGGTCAAGCCCGAGCAGTTCCGCCAGGTGTACATCCCGATGTTCACCATCGAGGAAGACAAGGGGCCGAAAGTCGCGCCGCTGTATGAATGGCGCCCAATGAGCACCTACATCCGCCGTCCGCCGTATTGGGAAGGCGCCCTGGCCGGTGAGCGTACCCTGCGTGGCATGCGCCCGCTGGCGGTGCTGCCGGACAACATCACCACCGACCACCTGTCACCGTCCAATGCCATCATGCTCGACAGCGCCGCCGGCGAGTACCTGGCGAAGATGGGCCTGCCGGAGGAGGACTTCAACTCCTACGCCACCCACCGCGGTGACCACCTGACCGCCCAGCGCGCCACCTTCGCCAACCCCAAGCTGTTCAACGAAATGGTGCGCAAGGACGACGGCAGCGTGAAGCAGGGTTCGCTGGCGCGCCTCGAGCCGGAAGGCAAGGTGACCCGCATGTGGGAGGCCATCGAGACCTACATGGAGCGCAAGCAGCCGCTGATTATCATCGCCGGTGCCGACTACGGCCAGGGCTCGTCCCGTGACTGGGCGGCCAAGGGCGTGCGTCTGGCAGGTGTCGAGGCCATCGTCGCCGAAGGCTTCGAGCGTATCCACCGCACCAACCTGGTGGGCATGGGCGTGCTGCCGCTGGAGTTCAAGCCGGGCACCGACCGCAAGACCCTGGGCCTGGACGGCAGCGAGACCTACGATGTGCTCGGCGAGCGCACGCCACGGGCGACGCTGACCCTGGTGGTGACGCGGCGCAATGGCGAGCGTGTCGAGGTGCCGGTGACCTGTCGCCTGGATACCGCCGAAGAGGTATCGATCTACGAGGCGGGTGGGGTGTTGCAGCGCTTTGCCCAGGACTTCCTGGAGGGGGCGGCCTGA
- the prpF gene encoding 2-methylaconitate cis-trans isomerase PrpF, with amino-acid sequence MAHVPQIKIPATYIRGGTSKGVFFRLQDLPEQTQIPGPARDALLLRVIGSPDPYGKQIDGMGGATSSTSKTVILSKSIKPDHDVDYLFGQVSIDKAFVDWSGNCGNLSAAVGSFAISSGLVDASRIPRNGIATVRIWQANIGKTIIAHVPITEGEVQETGDFELDGVTFPAAEVQLEFLDPAADEDGDGGAMFPTGNLVDDLEVPGVGTFKATLINAGIPTIFVNAADIGYTGTELQDAINGDAAALQRFEIIRAHGAVRMGLIEHIDQAAGRQHTPKIAFVAAPTGYTSSSGKVVAAEDVDLLVRALSMGKLHHAMMGTAAVAIGTAAAIPGTLVNLAAGGGERSAVRFGHPSGTLRVGAEARQVNGQWTVTKAIMSRSARVLMEGWVRVPGDSF; translated from the coding sequence ATGGCTCACGTACCCCAGATCAAAATTCCCGCCACCTATATCCGCGGCGGCACCAGCAAAGGCGTGTTCTTCCGCCTCCAGGACCTGCCCGAGCAGACGCAGATTCCTGGTCCTGCCCGCGACGCCCTGCTGCTGCGGGTGATCGGCAGCCCCGACCCGTACGGCAAGCAGATCGACGGCATGGGCGGCGCCACCTCCAGCACCAGCAAGACGGTGATCCTGTCCAAGAGCATCAAGCCCGACCACGACGTCGACTACCTGTTCGGCCAGGTGTCGATCGACAAGGCCTTCGTCGACTGGAGCGGCAACTGCGGCAACCTGTCCGCCGCGGTCGGCTCGTTCGCCATCAGCAGCGGGCTGGTCGATGCCAGTCGGATTCCGCGCAATGGTATCGCCACCGTGCGGATCTGGCAGGCCAATATCGGCAAGACCATCATCGCCCATGTGCCGATCACCGAAGGCGAGGTGCAGGAAACCGGCGATTTCGAGCTCGATGGCGTGACCTTCCCGGCTGCCGAGGTGCAGCTGGAATTCCTTGATCCGGCCGCCGACGAGGACGGTGACGGCGGGGCGATGTTCCCCACCGGCAACCTGGTCGACGACCTCGAGGTGCCGGGTGTCGGCACCTTCAAGGCGACCCTGATCAACGCCGGCATACCGACCATCTTCGTCAATGCCGCCGATATCGGCTATACCGGAACCGAGCTGCAGGACGCGATCAACGGCGATGCCGCGGCATTGCAGCGTTTCGAGATCATCCGTGCCCATGGCGCGGTGCGCATGGGGCTGATCGAGCACATCGACCAGGCCGCCGGGCGCCAGCACACGCCGAAGATCGCGTTCGTCGCGGCGCCGACCGGCTATACCTCCTCCAGTGGCAAGGTTGTCGCAGCCGAGGACGTCGACCTGCTGGTGCGTGCGTTGTCGATGGGCAAGCTGCACCACGCGATGATGGGCACCGCGGCGGTCGCCATCGGCACCGCCGCAGCGATCCCGGGGACGCTGGTCAACCTTGCCGCCGGTGGCGGTGAACGCAGTGCCGTGCGTTTCGGTCATCCGTCCGGGACGTTGCGGGTCGGGGCCGAGGCGCGTCAGGTGAATGGGCAGTGGACCGTGACCAAGGCAATCATGAGCCGAAGCGCTCGGGTGCTGATGGAGGGCTGGGTGCGCGTGCCCGGTGATAGTTTCTAA
- the prpD gene encoding 2-methylcitrate dehydratase: protein MSANVDLNTRPDYDQVLQTLADYVLGYRVDCAEALNTARYCLMDTLGCGLLALRFPECTKHLGPLVEGTLVPHGARVPGTSYRLDPVKAAWDIGCIVRWLDYNDTWLAAEWGHPSDNLGGILAVTDHLSQKRVANGEAPLVMREVLDAMVMAHEIQGVLALENSFNRVGLDHVLLVKVASAAVCARLMGANREQLLSALSHAFVDGQALRTYRHAPNAGSRKSWAAGDASSRGVRLADIALRGEMGVPGALTARQWGFYDVSFSHTNKDLALKPEPLRELRLPQPLGSYVMENVLFKISFPAEFHAQTACEAAVTLHPQVRNRLHEIDRIVITTHESAIRIISKEGPLANAADRDHCLQYMTAVPLIFGDLVAEHYEDAFHAAHPSIDRLREKMVIVEEPRFTREYLEPDKRSIANGVQVFFRDGSHTPQVVVEYPIGHRRRREEGMPLLEAKFRENLATRFARQRCEAILDVCKDQQALEVMPVHRFVDLFVI from the coding sequence ATGAGCGCAAACGTAGACCTCAACACCCGCCCCGACTACGACCAGGTCCTGCAGACCCTCGCCGACTACGTGCTTGGCTACCGCGTCGATTGCGCCGAAGCCCTGAACACCGCCCGCTATTGCCTGATGGACACCCTGGGCTGCGGCCTGCTGGCCCTGCGCTTTCCTGAATGCACCAAGCATCTAGGCCCGCTGGTCGAGGGCACCCTTGTCCCCCATGGCGCCCGCGTGCCTGGTACCAGCTATCGCCTCGATCCGGTCAAGGCCGCCTGGGACATTGGCTGCATCGTCCGCTGGCTGGACTACAACGACACCTGGCTGGCGGCGGAGTGGGGGCACCCCTCGGACAACCTCGGCGGCATCCTGGCGGTCACCGACCACCTCTCGCAAAAGCGTGTGGCCAATGGCGAGGCGCCCCTGGTCATGCGCGAGGTACTCGATGCCATGGTCATGGCCCACGAGATCCAGGGCGTGCTGGCGCTGGAGAATTCGTTCAACCGGGTCGGCCTGGATCATGTGCTGCTGGTCAAGGTCGCCTCCGCGGCGGTCTGCGCCAGGCTCATGGGCGCCAATCGCGAGCAGTTGCTGTCGGCGCTGTCCCACGCCTTCGTCGATGGCCAGGCCCTGCGCACCTACCGTCACGCGCCCAACGCCGGGTCGCGCAAGTCGTGGGCGGCGGGGGATGCCTCCAGTCGCGGCGTGCGCCTGGCCGATATTGCCCTGCGTGGCGAGATGGGCGTGCCCGGTGCGCTGACCGCCAGACAGTGGGGCTTCTACGATGTGTCGTTCAGCCACACCAACAAGGACTTGGCGCTCAAGCCCGAGCCGCTGCGTGAACTGCGCCTGCCGCAGCCGTTGGGCAGCTACGTGATGGAAAACGTGCTGTTCAAGATCAGTTTCCCCGCCGAGTTCCACGCCCAGACCGCCTGCGAGGCTGCAGTGACCCTGCACCCGCAGGTGCGCAACCGCCTGCATGAGATCGACCGGATCGTCATTACCACCCATGAGTCGGCGATCCGCATCATTTCCAAGGAGGGGCCGCTGGCCAACGCCGCCGACCGCGACCACTGCCTGCAGTACATGACCGCCGTGCCGCTGATCTTCGGCGACCTGGTGGCGGAGCACTACGAGGATGCCTTCCACGCCGCGCACCCGAGCATCGACCGCCTGCGCGAGAAGATGGTGATCGTCGAGGAGCCGCGCTTCACTCGCGAGTACCTGGAGCCCGACAAGCGCTCCATCGCCAATGGCGTGCAAGTGTTCTTCAGGGATGGCTCGCACACGCCGCAGGTGGTGGTGGAGTACCCGATCGGGCATCGGCGGCGGCGGGAGGAGGGGATGCCGTTGCTCGAGGCCAAGTTCCGCGAGAACCTGGCGACGCGGTTCGCGCGGCAGCGCTGTGAGGCGATCCTGGACGTGTGCAAGGATCAGCAGGCGCTGGAGGTGATGCCGGTGCACAGGTTCGTTGATCTGTTCGTGATCTGA